One window from the genome of Panthera leo isolate Ple1 chromosome D3, P.leo_Ple1_pat1.1, whole genome shotgun sequence encodes:
- the SRSF9 gene encoding serine/arginine-rich splicing factor 9, which translates to MSGWADERGGEGDGRIYVGNLPTDVREKDLEDLFYKYGRIREIELKNRHGLVPFAFVRFEDPDAEDAIYGRNGYDYGQCRLRVEFPRTYGSRGGWPRGGRNGPPTRRSDFRVLVSGLPPSGSWQDLKDHMREAGDVCYADVQKDGMGMVEYLRKEDMEYALRKLDDTKFRSHEGETSYIRVYPERSTSYGYSRSRSGSRGRDSPYQSRGSPHYFSPFRPY; encoded by the exons ATGTCGGGCTGGGCGGACGAGCGCGGCGGCGAGGGAGACGGGCGCATCTACGTGGGGAACCTTCCGACCGACGTGCGCGAGAAGGACCTGGAGGACCTGTTCTACAAGTACGGCCGCATCCGCGAGATCGAGCTCAAGAACCGGCACGGCCTCGTGCCCTTCGCCTTCGTGCGCTTCGAGGACCCCG ATGCTGAGGATGCAATTTATGGAAGGAATGGTTATGATTATGGCCAGTGTCGGCTTCGTGTGGAGTTCCCCAGGACTTATGGCAGTCGGGGTGGGTGGCCCCGCGGTGGGAGGAATGGGCCTCCTACAAGAAGATCTGATTTCCGAGTTCTTGTTTCAG GACTTCCTCCATCAGGCAGCTGGCAGGATCTGAAGGATCACATGAGAGAAGCTGGGGACGTCTGTTATGCAGATGTGCAGAAGGATGGAATGGGGATGGTGGAATATCTCCGAAAAGAAGACATGGAATATGCCCTCCGTAAACTGGATGACACCAAATTCCGCTCTCATGAG GGTGAAACTTCCTACATCCGAGTTTATCCAGAGAGAAGCACCAGCTATGGCTACTCACGGTCTCGTTCTGGGTCAAGGGGCCGTGACTCTCCATACCAAAGCAGGGGTTCCCCACACTACTTCTCTCCTTTCAGGCCCTACTGA